Genomic window (Paenibacillus sp. PK3_47):
ACGGGTTTGCCATCCGCTCGGCAGATTCAGCGGGAGCCTCCGGCCAGCAGCGCATCTCATTTACAGTAGTGGATCATATAGGGGCAGGGGAAGTATCCGCTGTAAAAATCGGCGCTTTTCAAGCAGTCCGTTTGATGACAGGCGCAGCACTCCCGGAAGGTGCGGATGCGGTAGTGATGTTCGAGCAGGCTGTGGAGGGAGACGGGACTTTTACAATCCGTAAAGCTTTTGAACCTCTGGAAAACCTCTCCTTACAGGGGGAGGATATGAAAGCAGGGGAGACGGTTATTCCTTCCGGCAGCTATATTAATCCGGGAACTGTGGCACTTCTGGCTACCTTTGGCTATAGCTCAGTTCAAGTGGCCAAGCGTCCGGTTGTAGGGATATTATCAACGGGAACCGAGCTGCTGGACGTCGCTTCTCCGCTGGAACCCGGCAAAATCCGCAACAGCAACGGTCCGATGATCGCTGCACAGCTGGCAAGAATGGGCATTCCTTATAAAATATATGACTCTGCTGCTGATCGGCTGGAGGAAAGCCTGCTGACCGTGCAGAAGGCGCTCTCTGAAACAGACTGCCTGATTACAACAGGAGGCGTGTCCGTCGGTGACTACGATTATTTGCCGGAAATCTATAAGCGGCTTCAGGCAGATGTGCTGTTCAATAAAGTTGCGATGCGTCCGGGGAGTGTGACGACAGTTGCAGTTGCCGGAGATTCTTACCTGTTCGGGCTGTCGGGTAATCCCTCTGCCTGCTTCACAGGATTCGAGCTGTTTGTAAGGCCGGCGCTGCTCAAAATGATGGGCGCAGAAAAAATCTATCTTCCGCGTACGGCAGCAGTGCTGGCTGAGGATTTTGCGAAGGCCAACCCGTTCACCCGGTTCATCCGGGCAGTTCATAACCGGACAACGGTCCGGCCTGCAGGCTTCAATAAATCCAATGCAGTATCCTCGATTGCTAAGGGGAATTCCCTGCTGGTACTGCCTGGAGGGACAAGGGGCTTCACCGCCGGTGATAAGGTGGACGTACTGCTGCTCGGCGTTGAAGAAGGCAGCGAAGAATGGGTGCTGTAGTTTACAGAAAGGAGGAGGGGGCAGGAATGAAAATGAATCCAATACAAGATCAGCTGCGGCGGCCGATCCGCGATTTGCGGATTTCAGTCACAGACCGGTGCAATTTCCGCTGTTCCTACTGCATGCCCAAAGAGCTGTTCGGGGATGATTATGCGTTCCTGCCCTCCAGTGAGCTGCTGACCTTTGATGAAATGCTGCGGCTTACCGGGCTGTTCGTCTCCCTGGGCGTGAGCAAAATCAGGCTGACAGGCGGCGAACCGCTGATGCGGCGGGGCCTTCCTGAGCTTGTGGAGGGAATTCATGCCATCGACGGGGTAGAAGATATGGGGCTGACGACCAACGGAGTGTTTCTGAAACAGCATGCTGAGGCACTGTACGGCGCAGGCCTTCGCAGGCTGAATGTCAGTCTGGATGCACTGGACCCGGAGTTGTTCGGAAGAATGAACGGGCGCGGAATTAGACCTGACGTTATTCTGAGAAATATAGATCATGCCATAGATAACGGTTTTGAAGTCAAAGTGAACATGGTTGTGCAGAGAGGTGTCAACGAATCGGAGATCGTACCGATGGCGGATTATTTCCGGCAAAAGAATATCACACTGCGGTTCATAGAGTTTATGGATGTCGGTAACGACAACGGCTGGAGTTATGCGAAGGTTGTAACCAAGGCGGAAATACTTGAGCGGCTCCAAAGCTCGTTTGAACTGGAAGCACAGGATTACAATTATTTCGGTGAGGTAGCCAAAAGGTACCGGTACAAGGGAAGCAGCACGGAAGTCGGATTTATCACTTCTGTATCCGAATCGTTCTGCTCCTCCTGTACACGGGCACGCCTGTCTTCAGATGGCAAATTCTATACCTGCCTGTTCGCTTCCGGCGGATTTGATCTCAAGAAGCTGATCCGCAGCGGTGCGGATGATCAGAGTCTGCTGGCAGCGATCCGCAGCGTATGGGAGCAGAGGATGGACCGCTATTCCGATGAGCGGTCGGAGCAGACACTGAGAAGCAGGACGAAGATAGGCATGTCATATATCGGAGGCTAGGCTAAGGGCAGCATTAACTATTAGTGCTGCTTTGCTGTGTATCATTTTTGGCGGCTTCAAAGTTGCCTGTACCTACCCGGCGGCGGATTTCCTCTTCAGTCAGCGCCTCACCGATAGCTCCGGTAGGAATATCTGCCGAGCCTTCCGCAACCTCCATCCGTTCCACGCGGGCAAAGCCGGCATTCGTCTGCCGTCCGATCTGCTCGCGTTCTTCCCGGGTTAAAGATGATGTTTGATTAGATTCATTAGTCACTACTTAACATCCCCTTTCGTGTACATTATCCATAAATAATACCCATATTCTGTAACCTGGAAACACGTATTATACATCAAAAGGACGGGAGACGAACTGTACTTATGAACGGAGCCCAATTGTTAATTCAGATGCTGATTGATAAGAATATAAAGACGATATTCGGGTACCCCGGAGGTGCCGTATTGCCTTTGTATGATGCTTTGTATGATTGTGACAGCATAGAGCATGTGCTGGTCCGGCATGAGCAGGCTGCTGTTCATGCCGCAGACGGATATGCAAGGGCAACAGGAAGCCCGGGCGTGGCGCTCGTGACCAGCGGACCCGGAGCAACAAATGCTGTTACTGGAATTGCTACGGCGTTTATGGATTCGGTACCGCTGGTTGTGCTGACCGGCCAGGTGTCCACCGACCTGATCGGTCTGGACAGCTTTCAGGAAGTGGATATATACGGGATGACGATGCCTATCACCAAACATAATTATATCGTACGGGATATCGCAGATCTTCCCAAAATCGTGAACGAGGCCTTCTATGTAGCTGTAACAGGACGGCCGGGTCCCGTGCTTATTGATCTGCCGAAAAATGTGATGAATGCGGAATACAGCGACCTGACTACGCCACTTGAACCTAATTCTTTACCGCTAATCCGTGGTTATCAGCCGGAGCATGACATTGACCCTGCGGATATCCGGCAGACGGCAGAGCGGCTGAACCAGGCGGAGCGCCCGCTAGTACTGGTTGGAGGGGGCTGCATGCCGGGCGATACACCGGGGTTATTACGGAAATTCGCAGAACGGAGTAATCTGCCGGTTGCCAGCACACTCATGGGCCTCGGGGCTTTCCCTTCAGGACATCCCCTGCATCTGGGGATGGTTGGAATGCACGGATCAGTAGCAGCCAACCGTGCACTGCAGAAGGCGGATGTGGTGCTGTGCCTCGGCGTCCGTTTCAGCGACCGGGTCACCGGGAACAGGAAGGCGTTCTCACCAGGCTCATACAAGATCCAGGTGGATCTCGATACTTCGGAGCTGAACAAGAACATCGCCGTCGATCTAGCGATAGCAGGCTCTTGTGCAGTTCTGCTCGAAGGGCTCCTGGAACAAGTACATACGGATGATATTACGGACTGGGAACAGCAGATCAAAACTTGGTCCATTCGGGCAGTGAAATCCCGTACCGTGGAAGAAGATAAGCTGACGCCCCATGAAGTTATCAAATGCATCCAGAATGCCACAGCCGGAGATGCCATTATTGCTACGGATGTGGGCCAGCATCAGATATGGACCGCTACCCATTACGAATTTTCGGAAGCACGGTCCTTTCTGACCTCCGGAGGACTGGGAACCATGGGGTATGGCCTGCCGGCAGCCATCGGTGCGGCAGCAGCTTTTCCGGACCGCCAGGTGGTATGCATTACAGGGGACGGCAGCTTCCAGATGAATATGCAGGAGATTATGACCGCTGTCGATCTTGGACTGAATGTCAAAGTCGCCATATTCAAAAACGGCTACCTCGGCATGGTAAGACAGTGGCAGCAGCTGTTCCTCGGCCGGAGGTATTCATCGGTGCGGATCAACTCGCCGGACTTCGTCGCCTTGGCCAAATCTTTCGGTGCTCATGCCTTCCGGGCCCGGACACTTGCTGAGGCGGAAGATATTATTCATCAAGGGCTTCACACGGACGGTCTTGCCGTTATGGAGTTTGATATTACCGAGGAGACAAATGTTTATCCTATCGTGCCGCCTGGAGCAAGCAATCAGGATATGATCACAGAATAGGATTACAGGAGTGCCCATATAAAAAAGGATGATCCTATACCATAGCGGTAACAGGAACATCCTTTTGTTTTACCCGGAACTAGAAATACAATACCAGCACAGCTATGTACAGCATAAGCGAAAAGCCGATTTCAATCATCCCGGTGCGTTTGGCCGTAATTCCGGTCTTGGGAAGGATAGCAGCCCGCAGCAGCAGAATAATCAGCGGGACGATGAGAGACGGGAACAGAATCATTCCGGCCACTGCAGCGAGAAGGTGATACAGCACAGATCCGTAATAGAACCGGATGTTGTTGCGTTCACGGATCACCGTTTTGACATACAGGGCCGTTCCGATAAAATACATGGCCGACAGCAGGAAGAGCTCAGTAACCGTTCGCCAGCTTTCACCCTCCCCGACATAGAACACCGGATAGATAATCAGGCAGAACGCGAGTATAGCCGAGATATCGTTGATCAGGGCGCGTTCATTTTTGGTTTTGGCATAATAAAGATTTACTGCAAACAAGGGGACCAGCGGAAGCACAAACCATAGCAGCACAGGCTCGGCAATGATCAGGTAAACGACAAAAGGCAGCAGCAGCAGTCCGTATACCTTCATCGGCTGGGCATAACGCCGGAATTTCCCCGTCTTGACCCCTTGCAGCAGCGGAAAGCTGAATAAATAGATCAACAGCCAGCAAAGAAACAGCGGAATATGCAGATACTGTCCCTGAGAGGAAGCCACCCCGAATAAGAATGGAAGGACGAGCATGGCCCAGGCCCCGTGTTGGTTGGGAATATATTTCTTCATTATATATAGACCTCCTGCGTTCAGATATCATGGCATGAAGATCACCAGACTCTTTAACTATAAGGTCTTTTTATCCTGCACCCGGGTGACTATAAGCACAACGGATTTGAAGACAATGTAACAGCTTCTTAAACGCGCAGACCGTTCCATTTCTTGAGCTGCAAAATCCTGCGGAACATCCTTTTGTCTTTCAGCTGGTTAAAAATATAGGCATCCGGCCGGGTGTTGACTTCAATAATCCACGGCTTCAGCGCAGCATCCAGTCCGATGTCCAGCCCGATTTCCTTATAGCCCGGATTTCTTTTCTCAAATTCCTTCGTAACCTCATACCCAAGATTCGTCAGTGCATGGATGTAATTCTTTTTCTTATCTCCCTGCAAATAAGCTTCCAATAAGGTCTCCAGCGGGAGAGGTGTTCCGTTGCTGTGGAAATTCGTGACGATTTTCCGCGGGTGGGCAATCCGGCCGATATAACCGCTGCATTCCCATTTGTTGTTCTCGTTTTTTTGGATCATGATCCGGAGGTCGAATATACGCTTCCGGTAAGTGAGCAAATGGATGCCCTGCTGCACAATATATTCACGCTTCAGCTTGCATTTGGCCAGCGCCTTATACAAATCAGCATAACTGCTGTAGTAATAAGGGGTTGTACCGGCATGGTACCCGTATTTGTGGTCATTAACTTTCATCACCCGGATCACACCGTTTCCGCCAGTGCCTTTAACCGGCTTGACGTAGACCATTTTGTGTCTGTCCAGCATCCTCCGCAAATTATCATAGGAATATAAAAGAGTAGGCGGCACAAACTGGCGAAGCCGGGAATGCTTAAGCAGCAGCTGGGTTTTGGACCATTTGCTGCCTAGTGTTCTGGAACTCT
Coding sequences:
- a CDS encoding YheC/YheD family protein; the protein is MPSKIVSLPKSSRTLGSKWSKTQLLLKHSRLRQFVPPTLLYSYDNLRRMLDRHKMVYVKPVKGTGGNGVIRVMKVNDHKYGYHAGTTPYYYSSYADLYKALAKCKLKREYIVQQGIHLLTYRKRIFDLRIMIQKNENNKWECSGYIGRIAHPRKIVTNFHSNGTPLPLETLLEAYLQGDKKKNYIHALTNLGYEVTKEFEKRNPGYKEIGLDIGLDAALKPWIIEVNTRPDAYIFNQLKDKRMFRRILQLKKWNGLRV
- the ilvB gene encoding biosynthetic-type acetolactate synthase large subunit, which encodes MNGAQLLIQMLIDKNIKTIFGYPGGAVLPLYDALYDCDSIEHVLVRHEQAAVHAADGYARATGSPGVALVTSGPGATNAVTGIATAFMDSVPLVVLTGQVSTDLIGLDSFQEVDIYGMTMPITKHNYIVRDIADLPKIVNEAFYVAVTGRPGPVLIDLPKNVMNAEYSDLTTPLEPNSLPLIRGYQPEHDIDPADIRQTAERLNQAERPLVLVGGGCMPGDTPGLLRKFAERSNLPVASTLMGLGAFPSGHPLHLGMVGMHGSVAANRALQKADVVLCLGVRFSDRVTGNRKAFSPGSYKIQVDLDTSELNKNIAVDLAIAGSCAVLLEGLLEQVHTDDITDWEQQIKTWSIRAVKSRTVEEDKLTPHEVIKCIQNATAGDAIIATDVGQHQIWTATHYEFSEARSFLTSGGLGTMGYGLPAAIGAAAAFPDRQVVCITGDGSFQMNMQEIMTAVDLGLNVKVAIFKNGYLGMVRQWQQLFLGRRYSSVRINSPDFVALAKSFGAHAFRARTLAEAEDIIHQGLHTDGLAVMEFDITEETNVYPIVPPGASNQDMITE
- the moaA gene encoding GTP 3',8-cyclase MoaA encodes the protein MKMNPIQDQLRRPIRDLRISVTDRCNFRCSYCMPKELFGDDYAFLPSSELLTFDEMLRLTGLFVSLGVSKIRLTGGEPLMRRGLPELVEGIHAIDGVEDMGLTTNGVFLKQHAEALYGAGLRRLNVSLDALDPELFGRMNGRGIRPDVILRNIDHAIDNGFEVKVNMVVQRGVNESEIVPMADYFRQKNITLRFIEFMDVGNDNGWSYAKVVTKAEILERLQSSFELEAQDYNYFGEVAKRYRYKGSSTEVGFITSVSESFCSSCTRARLSSDGKFYTCLFASGGFDLKKLIRSGADDQSLLAAIRSVWEQRMDRYSDERSEQTLRSRTKIGMSYIGG
- a CDS encoding YwiC-like family protein; protein product: MKKYIPNQHGAWAMLVLPFLFGVASSQGQYLHIPLFLCWLLIYLFSFPLLQGVKTGKFRRYAQPMKVYGLLLLPFVVYLIIAEPVLLWFVLPLVPLFAVNLYYAKTKNERALINDISAILAFCLIIYPVFYVGEGESWRTVTELFLLSAMYFIGTALYVKTVIRERNNIRFYYGSVLYHLLAAVAGMILFPSLIVPLIILLLRAAILPKTGITAKRTGMIEIGFSLMLYIAVLVLYF
- the glp gene encoding gephyrin-like molybdotransferase Glp, coding for MKVDKARSPVSVAEAVFRVVEKACFTGKESVTLAESYGRILAEPLTAAHDVPHFTRSPYDGFAIRSADSAGASGQQRISFTVVDHIGAGEVSAVKIGAFQAVRLMTGAALPEGADAVVMFEQAVEGDGTFTIRKAFEPLENLSLQGEDMKAGETVIPSGSYINPGTVALLATFGYSSVQVAKRPVVGILSTGTELLDVASPLEPGKIRNSNGPMIAAQLARMGIPYKIYDSAADRLEESLLTVQKALSETDCLITTGGVSVGDYDYLPEIYKRLQADVLFNKVAMRPGSVTTVAVAGDSYLFGLSGNPSACFTGFELFVRPALLKMMGAEKIYLPRTAAVLAEDFAKANPFTRFIRAVHNRTTVRPAGFNKSNAVSSIAKGNSLLVLPGGTRGFTAGDKVDVLLLGVEEGSEEWVL